One Mangrovimonas cancribranchiae DNA segment encodes these proteins:
- a CDS encoding HmuY family protein has protein sequence MRNKFLTLIFFVTATLITSCSSDDNSGTPVVSTPPSSGGIIDPEVGGFNQPNRVYVDLSTGEQIAVNRDTWEIAVYNGSENRIFLNNALLVSAAELESITDITTVTETTTLTSPLTLNALDQNFSPTTVTVNTVAELMQGLPVGYTQYGDLDASISFTDSKEGELTGTAFSEISTTDSDNNVYVVNLGNEIPTTNNGSLNTTGDPRGFMKIRVLTDGSSYTIQYAELSNTTDYSEITVSKDNNYNLTAVSLTNGQIVDVEPMASDWDIDFGGVFSYYGLQGNLAAGLTYSDYTTHNTLGGVGLYQITIEDDTTPSFTNFSITNVNEANFVYNDRAVVGSGWRSVDYMTGETSVREDRYYIIKDTDDNYYKLRFTAVESNTGERGFPQFQYELLQ, from the coding sequence ATGAGAAACAAATTTTTAACACTAATATTTTTTGTAACAGCTACTCTAATAACAAGTTGTAGTAGTGACGATAACAGCGGAACTCCAGTTGTATCAACGCCTCCATCTTCTGGTGGAATTATAGATCCAGAAGTAGGTGGTTTTAATCAACCTAATCGTGTTTATGTAGATTTAAGCACAGGTGAGCAGATAGCTGTAAATCGTGATACTTGGGAAATTGCTGTATATAACGGTTCGGAAAACAGAATTTTCTTAAACAACGCTTTATTGGTGTCTGCCGCAGAACTCGAAAGCATTACTGACATTACAACAGTAACCGAAACCACCACTTTAACATCCCCATTAACTCTTAATGCATTAGATCAAAACTTTTCCCCAACTACAGTAACTGTTAATACTGTTGCTGAATTAATGCAAGGTTTACCTGTAGGATATACACAATATGGTGATCTTGATGCAAGCATTTCTTTTACAGACAGTAAAGAAGGGGAATTAACAGGTACAGCTTTTAGTGAAATCTCTACAACAGATAGTGATAACAATGTATATGTTGTAAATTTAGGAAACGAAATCCCAACAACAAACAATGGGTCGTTAAATACTACTGGTGACCCTAGAGGCTTTATGAAAATTAGAGTATTAACAGATGGAAGTAGCTACACAATACAATATGCAGAATTAAGCAACACGACCGATTATTCTGAAATAACCGTAAGCAAAGATAACAACTATAACCTTACTGCAGTAAGTTTAACAAATGGACAAATCGTTGACGTTGAACCAATGGCATCAGACTGGGATATAGATTTTGGTGGTGTATTCTCTTATTATGGCTTACAAGGAAATTTAGCAGCAGGTTTAACCTATTCAGATTATACAACACATAATACACTAGGTGGTGTAGGTTTATATCAAATTACAATAGAAGATGATACAACACCCAGTTTTACTAATTTTTCAATAACTAATGTTAATGAAGCTAATTTTGTCTATAATGATCGTGCTGTTGTTGGTAGTGGTTGGAGAAGTGTAGATTATATGACTGGTGAAACTTCTGTAAGAGAGGACAGATACTACATTATAAAAGATACAGATGACAACTACTACAAACTAAGATTTACGGCCGTTGAAAGCAACACAGGTGAACGTGGCTTTCCTCAATTTCAATATGAATTGTTGCAGTAA
- a CDS encoding carbonic anhydrase family protein, with protein sequence MKAHTKETQATMTPQKALQFLKEGNQRFQSNLKANRNLLEQVNDTSDGQFPFATILSCIDSRVSAELVFDQGLGDIFSVRIAGNFVNEDILGSMEFASKLAGTKLIVVLGHTSCGAIKGACDDAKLGNLTSMLAKIKPAVEAVSEPQDKSLRNSKNLEFVDNVAKKNVALTIENIRQQSPVLKEMEDNNEIKIVGAMYDINTGGVSFFE encoded by the coding sequence ATGAAAGCACATACAAAAGAAACACAGGCAACCATGACGCCTCAAAAAGCATTGCAGTTTTTAAAAGAAGGAAACCAACGGTTTCAAAGCAACCTTAAAGCAAACCGAAATCTTTTAGAGCAAGTAAACGATACCAGCGATGGGCAATTTCCTTTTGCAACTATTTTAAGTTGTATCGATTCGCGTGTTTCAGCAGAATTAGTATTCGATCAAGGTTTAGGAGATATTTTTAGCGTGCGAATTGCAGGTAACTTTGTAAATGAAGACATTCTAGGAAGCATGGAATTTGCTAGTAAATTAGCAGGTACGAAATTAATTGTCGTTCTAGGGCATACAAGTTGTGGTGCTATTAAAGGTGCTTGCGACGATGCTAAGCTAGGTAATCTTACAAGCATGTTGGCTAAGATAAAACCAGCAGTAGAAGCTGTTTCAGAACCTCAAGATAAAAGCCTTAGAAACTCTAAAAACTTAGAGTTCGTGGATAACGTAGCTAAAAAAAATGTTGCTTTAACAATAGAAAATATAAGGCAACAAAGCCCAGTACTAAAAGAAATGGAAGACAACAACGAAATTAAAATTGTTGGTGCTATGTACGACATTAATACCGGAGGTGTTTCTTTTTTTGAATAA
- a CDS encoding universal stress protein, whose translation MGKPKHNILLLADLKKPVEDILKSTVSLAKMIHADIELFHVKQLTDIVKRESQLSAMRTLNETHSKTDKQLLSLIEPIAKTYDVNINYNYVFGNVKTEIGNYIEQQQPDIVVLGKRNNSFNPLGNNITDFVLKQFKGTVMIANNNNLIDFEKGFNFGVFNVTNEFQNQMFIKDLMAYINKPLKSFQIVGEPPAKIKYKDDVVEHVFDQGSNAIKNVSNYLLKSNINLLCVERDKNNATQTPIKDIVNNLNVSLFITGNRNYSS comes from the coding sequence ATGGGAAAGCCTAAACATAACATTCTTCTACTGGCAGATTTAAAAAAGCCAGTAGAAGATATTTTAAAAAGTACTGTTAGTTTAGCAAAAATGATTCATGCTGATATTGAATTATTTCATGTTAAACAACTTACAGATATTGTTAAACGAGAAAGTCAATTGTCAGCTATGCGAACGCTTAACGAAACGCATTCAAAAACAGATAAGCAGCTTTTAAGTTTAATAGAGCCAATAGCCAAAACGTACGACGTAAATATTAATTACAACTATGTTTTTGGAAATGTTAAAACAGAAATAGGTAATTATATAGAACAACAACAACCAGATATTGTTGTTTTAGGCAAACGCAATAACTCGTTTAATCCTTTGGGAAATAATATTACCGATTTTGTGTTAAAGCAATTTAAAGGTACTGTTATGATAGCCAATAATAACAATCTTATCGATTTTGAAAAAGGGTTTAACTTTGGCGTGTTTAATGTAACTAACGAATTTCAAAATCAAATGTTTATAAAAGATTTAATGGCTTATATTAACAAGCCTTTAAAATCATTTCAAATTGTAGGAGAACCCCCCGCAAAAATTAAATATAAAGACGATGTTGTGGAGCATGTTTTTGATCAAGGAAGCAACGCCATAAAAAACGTGTCTAATTATCTATTAAAAAGCAATATTAATTTATTGTGTGTAGAGAGAGATAAAAATAATGCTACTCAAACACCAATAAAAGATATTGTTAATAATCTTAATGTTTCCCTGTTTATCACAGGAAATAGAAACTATTCATCTTAA
- a CDS encoding SulP family inorganic anion transporter: protein MKKFFSNIKGDAFGGITAGIVALPLALAFGVSSGLGPSAGLYGAIFISFFASLFGGTNTQISGPTAPMTAVSMVVIAGIIAANDGDVNKALPAILTVFLLAGLMQIGLGALGLGKYIRYIPYPVVSGFMTAIGVIILITQILPAVGYYPKEDMSFVDTFKPQAEEVILENILKEEAGEGILVLEDFKETINRAEKVTEADILKESKTLAAKEASGVLGTFKVIGRALGNVNWLEVLLALGTILIIYGFKRITTAIPSTLVALLVMSGIAVGFGVNYRPIEEIPSGFPIPNLEIITQFQLSSITPYIFTALTLALLGAIDSLLTSVVADNMTKTKHKPNKELVGQGIGNSIAAVFGGLPGAGATIRTVVNIQSGGKTRLSGMIAGVLLLVILLALGPIASRIPAAVLAGILITVGIGVMDYKGLRAIPALPKDIKFGPIKLSSEVLVMLVVLILSTFWNLVYAVGIGLVIASLMFMKKIGDLTARRSDVKTLSQEKAWADEKDFPEKLKEEVFIKHLKGPLFFGSTSDFQSLSAQIPKTASTVVIRLGRMQYMDQSGLYAMEDVLQELRNNKVQILFVDLLKQPKYMMERIGIIPDLISQEHIFKNFKDCTQWIKNNVKDEY from the coding sequence ATGAAAAAGTTCTTCTCAAATATAAAAGGCGATGCTTTTGGTGGTATTACAGCTGGTATTGTTGCATTACCATTGGCTTTAGCATTTGGTGTATCCTCTGGTTTAGGTCCAAGTGCAGGACTCTATGGTGCTATTTTTATTAGTTTTTTTGCCTCGCTTTTTGGAGGAACAAATACACAAATATCAGGGCCAACAGCTCCAATGACAGCAGTAAGTATGGTTGTTATTGCGGGTATTATTGCTGCTAATGATGGCGATGTTAACAAGGCCTTACCAGCTATTTTAACAGTGTTTTTGTTGGCAGGTTTAATGCAAATAGGTTTAGGAGCTTTAGGTTTAGGTAAGTATATTAGATATATTCCTTACCCGGTAGTATCGGGATTTATGACGGCTATTGGTGTTATTATTTTAATAACACAAATACTCCCAGCAGTAGGCTATTATCCAAAGGAAGACATGAGTTTTGTAGATACTTTTAAACCCCAAGCCGAAGAAGTTATTTTAGAAAACATTTTAAAAGAAGAAGCAGGCGAAGGTATTCTAGTTTTAGAAGACTTTAAAGAAACCATTAATAGAGCAGAAAAAGTTACTGAAGCAGATATTTTAAAAGAATCTAAAACCTTAGCCGCAAAAGAAGCTTCAGGTGTGTTAGGAACGTTTAAAGTTATAGGTAGAGCCTTAGGGAACGTTAATTGGTTGGAAGTTTTATTAGCACTTGGAACAATACTTATTATTTATGGTTTCAAACGAATTACTACCGCTATACCAAGCACCTTAGTCGCTTTATTAGTCATGTCTGGAATTGCTGTAGGTTTTGGGGTAAATTATCGCCCAATTGAAGAAATTCCTAGTGGTTTCCCCATACCAAATCTTGAAATTATAACACAATTTCAATTAAGTAGTATTACACCTTACATCTTTACAGCATTAACCTTAGCACTTTTAGGAGCCATAGATTCCTTGCTAACAAGTGTTGTTGCAGATAATATGACTAAAACTAAGCACAAACCGAATAAAGAATTAGTTGGACAAGGAATTGGAAATAGTATAGCAGCTGTTTTTGGAGGACTTCCAGGAGCAGGAGCAACTATAAGAACGGTTGTTAATATTCAATCAGGAGGAAAAACTAGGTTATCTGGTATGATTGCTGGTGTGTTGTTATTGGTTATTCTACTAGCATTAGGACCAATAGCTTCTCGCATTCCTGCAGCGGTATTAGCAGGTATTTTAATAACCGTAGGGATTGGTGTTATGGATTATAAAGGCTTACGTGCTATCCCAGCGCTTCCTAAGGATATTAAATTTGGACCAATAAAGTTAAGTTCTGAAGTTTTAGTTATGCTAGTGGTTTTAATATTATCTACATTCTGGAATTTAGTTTATGCAGTTGGAATAGGTTTAGTCATTGCTTCGTTAATGTTTATGAAAAAAATAGGAGATCTTACAGCTAGACGATCCGATGTAAAAACGTTATCTCAAGAAAAAGCCTGGGCAGATGAAAAAGATTTCCCCGAAAAGCTCAAAGAAGAAGTGTTTATTAAACATTTAAAGGGGCCGTTGTTTTTTGGATCGACTAGCGATTTTCAAAGTTTATCGGCACAAATCCCTAAAACCGCATCAACTGTTGTTATTCGATTAGGAAGAATGCAATATATGGATCAATCTGGGTTATATGCCATGGAAGATGTGCTGCAAGAACTACGTAATAACAAAGTGCAAATCTTGTTTGTAGATTTATTAAAACAACCTAAATATATGATGGAACGAATTGGCATTATTCCCGATTTAATTTCTCAAGAACATATCTTTAAAAATTTTAAAGATTGCACTCAATGGATAAAAAATAATGTGAAAGACGAGTATTGA